The following coding sequences lie in one Miscanthus floridulus cultivar M001 chromosome 9, ASM1932011v1, whole genome shotgun sequence genomic window:
- the LOC136479131 gene encoding LOW QUALITY PROTEIN: uncharacterized protein (The sequence of the model RefSeq protein was modified relative to this genomic sequence to represent the inferred CDS: deleted 1 base in 1 codon; substituted 1 base at 1 genomic stop codon), translating to MGDPEDDDPLVVDDGRDCDGVVHVTDIDNPKIGLGVTFEDGFCFKRCIRQYDVLNEVELVVPYSASRRYRAYCKAKRCRWRIHASQLPDGKTWQIKKLPHKHNYASTSKFQNNCMANNHWVKDRVINWLRKDPTIGAKDLKQKLEENFCVQLSYYVIWDGKQMALDEIMGGWEDSFVHVFSWKREIEKRSPSSVVEIEWEIVDEKRRFSRMFVALKPCIDGFLQGCRPYLGIDSTILTAKWKGQLASAVGIDGHNWMFPVAYGVFGSETKENWEWFMKMLHKAIGSPNGLVISTDVGKGIDKAVTKVFSNGVEHRECMRHLVKNFQKRFRGEVFERNLWPASRCYRQTTHDRHWNEMHKACPKATRLLQDNHKQLWARCKFSTASKCDYVTNNIAETFNSWIREEKSLPVVELMDKIRQLITGRFCTRMQLLSKFSTFKILPAVMKELHNKSRNLKYNIHKSGPMVGEVGGVNKDLVPWRFIVDLDKRECTCRGWQLTGLPCVHALAFIGTRRVDLEDYVDHYYSVDMFKAAYATPVPPMPSKDEWEKLNLGFNLLPPKCNRAAGGQGREGXLELKKVGPAARAGEGVKGVVDLDTYRKPAMKLLQTLMHPTYTSKEEEKDL from the exons ATGGG TGACCCAGAAGATGATGACCCATTAGTTGTGGACGATGGGAGGGACTGTGATGGTGTTGTTCATGTCACTGACATAGATAACCCTAAGATAGGTCTTGGTGTTACTTTTGAAGATGGTTTCTGCTTTAAGAGATGTATTAGACAATATGATGTGCTTAATGAAGTTGAACTTGTAGTTCCATATAGTGCGTCACGGCGGTACCGAGCATATTGTAAGGCCAAGAGATGTCGGTGGAGGATTCATGCATCTCAGTTACCTGATGGCAAGACATGGCAG ATTAAGAAGCTACCACACAAGCATAATTATGCCAGCACAAGCAAATTCCAGAACAACTGTATGGCTAACAATCACTGGGTGAAGGACAGAGTTATAAACTGGCTTAGGAAAGATCCAACTATTGGAGCTAAAGATTTGAAGCAGAAGTTGGAGGAGAATTTTTGTGTACAGTTGAGCTACTACGTGATTTGGGACGGCAAGCAAATGGCCTTAGATGAGATCATGGGTGGCTGGGAAGATAGCTTTGTACATGTGTTTTCTTGGAAAAGGGAGATTGAGAAGAGGAGTCCTAGCAGTGTTGTAGAGATTGAGTGGGAGATTGTAGATGAGAAGAGAAGATTCAGTAGGATGTTTGTAGCACTAAAGCCATGCATAGATGGCTTCCTGCAAGGTTGCAGACCTTATTTAGGAATTGATTCCACAATTTTGACAGCAAAGTGGAAGGGACAGTTAGCATCAGCTGTAGGGATAGATGGCCACAACTGGATGTTCCCAGTGGCCTATGGAGTATTTGGCAGTGAGACCAAGGAGAATTGGGAATGGTTCATGAAGATGCTGCACAAGGCTATTGGTTCCCCAAATGGTCTTGTTATTTCAACTGATGTAG GCAAAGGAATAGACAAGGCTGTTACCAAAGTTTTTAGTAATGGGGTGGAGCACAGAGAATGCATGAGGCATTTAGTCAAGAATTTCCAGAAGAGGTTTAGGGGAGAAGTGTTTGAGAGGAACTTATGGCCTGCATCAAGGTGCTATAGACAGACAACCCATGATAGGCACTGGAATGAGATGCACAAGGCATGCCCCAAGGCAACTAGGTTGCTGCAGGACAATCACAAGCAGCTATGGGCAAGGTGTAAGTTTAGCACAGCAAGCAAATGTGACTATgtcacaaacaacatagcagagacTTTCAACAGTTGGATCAGAGAAGAGAAGTCATTACCTGTtgtagagctaatggacaagataAGGCAGTTGATCACGGGGAGATTTTGCACCAGGATGCAACTGCTGTCCAAGTTTTCTACCTTCAAGATTCTGCCAGCTGTCATGAAGGAGCTGCACAACAAAAGCAGAAATCTGAAGTACAACATTCACAAGAGTGGCCCAATGGTTGGTGAAGTTGGAGGAGTCAACAAGGACCTGGTCCCTTGGAGGTTCATTGTTGATCTAGACAAGAGAGAGTGCACCTGTAGAGGTTGGCAGTTAACTGGTCTGCCATGTGTTCATGCCCTAGCTTTCATTGGCACCAGAAGGGTAGACTTAGAGGACTATGTTGACCACTACTATTCTGTAGACATGTTCAAAGCAGCCTATGCAACTCCAGTGCCTCCAATGCCAAGCAAGGATGAATGGGAAAAGCTGAACCTTGGCTTCAACCTCCTTCCTCCTAAATGCAACAGAGCAGCAGGA GGCCAAGGAAGAGAAGGATAGTTGGAGTTGAAGAAGGTGGGTCCAGCAGCAAGGGCAGGAGAAGGTGTAAAAGGTGTGGTGGATTTGGACACCTACAGAAAACCTGCAATGAAACTGTTGCAGACCCTGATGCACCCCACCTACACCtccaaagaagaagagaaggacttatAA